In one bacterium genomic region, the following are encoded:
- a CDS encoding ATP-binding protein — protein MMKTKNNQLIKKIEELKLLTKISQIINSTLDLEKLLKIVMELVTQMLPVESSSLMLLDKEKNELVFEVAIGEKSKEVKRITFPADKGIAGWVVTNRKPLIVNNVSQDSRFYSEIDTVTHYKSKSILCVPLKIKQRIIGVLEAINKIDGDFTKEDVQLLNTIVNQIAVAVENAQLYKKLEKKVELANQELIHANRLLLLEKDKVKAVIEGMDDGVFATDNSGKVILLNHKSEKLLGKKIGCSLKDLIRDEGFIQAYQEAGRKGRVIEKELSFNLQQIYSVIITPMKEKGKTVGQIAVMRDITKQKEMERLKTNFISVASHELKTPLTSIKSLAEMLLDEELEPQTQKEFTQIINDEADRLARLLGDLMNISKIDSGKRKINKQPLIITDILESVRIRFKELARRNGVIMNFEIEDDCQEIVADKDIIDEIFINLVSNAIKFSPKGGEVKIEVKKIEYEKLPETIKHQLALLPYILISIADTGIGIAKQEMKHLFVDEFFRSERKEVREVSGTGLGLTIVKRLITRLGGDIFVESKIGKGSKFSFVLPVIGGKGVTPSDG, from the coding sequence ATGATGAAAACAAAAAACAACCAACTTATCAAAAAAATAGAAGAATTGAAACTCCTCACTAAAATTAGCCAGATTATCAATTCTACCTTAGATCTGGAAAAATTACTTAAAATAGTTATGGAATTAGTCACACAGATGTTACCTGTGGAATCTTCCTCTTTGATGCTTTTAGATAAAGAAAAGAACGAACTTGTTTTTGAAGTAGCAATTGGTGAGAAGAGTAAGGAGGTAAAAAGGATTACATTCCCTGCAGATAAAGGAATTGCCGGGTGGGTAGTTACAAATCGCAAACCTCTCATAGTTAATAATGTTAGTCAGGATTCACGATTTTATTCAGAAATTGATACTGTTACCCATTATAAAAGTAAATCTATATTATGCGTGCCATTGAAGATAAAACAAAGGATAATTGGTGTTCTGGAGGCAATTAATAAGATTGATGGCGATTTTACAAAGGAGGATGTCCAATTACTCAACACCATTGTTAATCAAATCGCGGTGGCGGTTGAAAATGCACAATTGTATAAAAAACTTGAAAAAAAGGTAGAATTAGCCAATCAGGAATTAATCCATGCTAATAGATTATTACTCCTTGAAAAGGATAAAGTTAAAGCCGTTATTGAAGGGATGGATGACGGTGTTTTTGCTACGGATAACAGTGGTAAGGTAATTTTGTTAAATCATAAATCTGAAAAACTATTAGGAAAAAAGATAGGTTGTTCCCTTAAAGATTTAATCAGAGACGAAGGATTTATTCAAGCATATCAAGAGGCGGGAAGAAAAGGGAGAGTGATAGAAAAAGAACTTAGTTTTAACTTACAACAAATATATAGCGTGATTATTACGCCGATGAAAGAAAAAGGTAAAACAGTTGGTCAGATAGCGGTCATGCGAGACATTACCAAACAAAAAGAAATGGAACGACTAAAGACTAATTTTATTTCCGTTGCCTCACATGAATTAAAAACACCATTAACCTCGATTAAATCTTTAGCCGAGATGCTATTAGATGAAGAATTGGAGCCACAGACACAAAAGGAGTTCACCCAGATTATTAATGATGAGGCAGATAGACTTGCTCGCCTATTAGGAGATTTGATGAATATTTCAAAGATTGATTCAGGGAAAAGAAAAATTAATAAACAACCTCTAATCATAACGGATATATTAGAATCAGTTCGCATAAGATTTAAAGAATTAGCCCGGCGCAATGGGGTGATAATGAATTTTGAGATAGAGGATGATTGTCAAGAAATAGTCGCGGATAAAGATATTATTGATGAAATTTTTATAAATTTAGTCTCAAATGCCATTAAATTTTCTCCAAAAGGTGGAGAGGTAAAAATAGAGGTGAAGAAAATCGAATATGAAAAGTTACCTGAGACGATAAAACACCAATTAGCACTACTTCCATATATCTTGATATCTATAGCGGATACAGGGATTGGTATTGCCAAACAGGAAATGAAACATCTTTTTGTCGATGAGTTCTTCCGGTCAGAAAGAAAAGAGGTTCGTGAAGTAAGTGGAACAGGACTTGGACTAACTATTGTTAAAAGATTAATTACTCGACTTGGCGGAGATATTTTTGTTGAAAGTAAAATTGGTAAAGGAAGTAAATTTTCCTTTGTTCTGCCAGTTATTGGTGGTAAAGGGGTAACACCCTCGGATGGTTGA
- a CDS encoding HEAT repeat domain-containing protein, producing the protein MRLIWFIIISIGLIGQAFSEEITEDYKAEAQWHYEMACDCLKKEDKNLTEAIRILHEIVDYYDPDHLQAYELLIKCYEELKNEDNLKSIQQRYTQRLQIQKEQKPKKDQITEYYTGGTETNQINELIQNLKLADAEKRYNAAEKLINKGDLVVSALIKALESNDLVLQGMACYILGKIGNNQAVEPLINLLKQGVPASKITSAKALGDIQDKKAIVELINALSEPYFNHYEGKYKIREAAADALSKYGEKALPKLIHSARSDNEATRWFSLEALQRMESIPQTATLTFINALIDKNDQVKLTAVKALGKIRDENSIPSLARTLKSNNATIRYFAVQSLGEINSKECIMPLLGALNDEDTQVVNEAIKVLVKLGAKDAINSILVIAQDEKRPVTSRWYAIRAIGQLYALEGMPILIKALSDENEWIRSAAATALNIPKTIEDKELLEKKKKALTSLGLKFALTSSATYEEARKASISKALKFLVANQHEDGHFQSDIFPLGVTQLALLCLLKERINEEDPVVKKGIEYMLKHANPDGSYLSISEPEKIKCSYNTSLAIMVLSATENPMYKNLVEKSISWLLSIQDKDGGFGYVAGGRSDLSSTEFALMALDSGYKFLGRAKTDDVWIRALDYLTQQQNSDGGFGYIKEKGTVSYGSMGAAGLIGFLLCNLDTADIRAKNALHWISQNYTLNENPYGPAKWYEYYIHSLAFALELTKKEIIIDRYGKVHYWYPEIVNKLIRMQDKEGFWVISQDCLFTTYFTQVLQIKPMPESIELKLENEN; encoded by the coding sequence ATGAGGTTAATATGGTTCATTATAATAAGTATTGGCTTAATTGGGCAGGCTTTTTCTGAAGAGATAACCGAAGATTATAAAGCAGAGGCACAATGGCATTATGAAATGGCTTGTGATTGCCTGAAAAAAGAAGACAAAAATCTTACCGAGGCAATCAGAATACTTCACGAGATTGTTGATTACTATGACCCTGACCACTTGCAGGCTTATGAATTACTTATTAAATGTTATGAAGAACTTAAGAATGAGGATAATTTAAAAAGTATCCAGCAAAGATACACCCAAAGGTTACAAATTCAAAAAGAACAGAAACCAAAGAAAGACCAAATCACTGAATATTACACTGGAGGGACGGAAACAAACCAGATTAATGAATTAATCCAAAATCTTAAATTAGCGGATGCAGAAAAACGATATAATGCGGCTGAAAAATTAATCAATAAAGGGGATTTAGTCGTTTCAGCTTTAATTAAGGCACTTGAAAGTAATGATTTGGTTTTGCAAGGTATGGCGTGCTATATCTTAGGGAAAATAGGAAATAACCAGGCAGTAGAGCCACTTATTAATTTATTAAAGCAAGGTGTGCCAGCCAGCAAAATTACCTCAGCAAAGGCATTAGGAGATATTCAGGATAAAAAGGCTATTGTGGAGCTTATCAATGCCTTATCAGAGCCTTATTTTAATCATTACGAAGGGAAATATAAGATAAGGGAGGCGGCGGCAGATGCCCTGTCTAAATATGGTGAAAAGGCACTACCAAAACTTATCCACTCAGCCAGAAGTGATAATGAGGCAACACGCTGGTTCTCCTTAGAGGCATTGCAACGGATGGAATCTATCCCACAAACAGCTACATTGACCTTTATAAATGCCCTGATAGATAAAAATGACCAGGTCAAATTGACCGCAGTTAAGGCACTTGGAAAAATAAGAGATGAAAACTCTATCCCTTCGCTTGCCCGCACACTAAAAAGTAACAATGCAACTATCCGATATTTTGCTGTTCAATCTCTTGGTGAAATTAATTCAAAAGAGTGCATAATGCCTCTTCTGGGAGCATTAAATGATGAGGATACTCAAGTAGTCAATGAGGCAATCAAGGTTTTGGTAAAACTTGGGGCAAAAGACGCTATTAATTCCATTCTGGTGATTGCTCAGGATGAAAAACGACCTGTGACCTCAAGATGGTATGCTATTCGGGCTATTGGGCAGTTGTATGCTCTTGAAGGAATGCCAATTTTAATCAAGGCATTATCAGATGAAAATGAGTGGATAAGAAGTGCGGCCGCAACGGCTTTAAACATTCCAAAAACAATCGAGGATAAAGAATTATTAGAAAAGAAAAAAAAGGCACTGACTTCACTTGGACTTAAATTCGCCCTCACCTCTTCTGCGACCTACGAAGAGGCACGAAAGGCAAGTATTTCAAAGGCACTAAAATTCCTTGTTGCCAATCAACACGAAGATGGCCATTTCCAGAGTGATATTTTCCCATTAGGCGTAACTCAATTAGCACTTTTATGCCTTTTAAAAGAAAGAATAAATGAAGAAGACCCGGTAGTTAAAAAAGGTATTGAATATATGCTCAAACATGCAAACCCAGATGGTAGTTATCTCTCAATAAGTGAGCCGGAAAAGATAAAATGCTCGTATAATACCTCGTTAGCGATAATGGTTTTATCGGCAACTGAAAACCCAATGTATAAAAATCTGGTTGAAAAAAGTATATCCTGGCTTTTGAGTATTCAAGATAAAGATGGCGGTTTTGGGTATGTTGCAGGTGGCAGGTCAGATTTAAGTTCAACAGAGTTTGCCTTAATGGCATTAGATTCTGGATATAAATTCTTAGGACGAGCCAAAACCGATGATGTCTGGATACGGGCATTGGATTACTTAACTCAGCAACAAAATTCAGATGGTGGGTTTGGATATATCAAAGAAAAAGGCACTGTATCTTATGGAAGTATGGGTGCGGCGGGTTTAATTGGGTTTTTACTTTGTAATTTAGACACCGCGGACATTCGAGCAAAAAATGCCCTGCACTGGATTAGCCAGAATTATACCTTAAATGAAAATCCATACGGACCGGCTAAATGGTACGAATATTATATTCATAGCCTGGCTTTTGCACTTGAATTGACTAAAAAAGAAATCATAATTGATAGATATGGTAAGGTGCATTATTGGTATCCAGAGATAGTCAATAAATTGATAAGAATGCAGGATAAAGAAGGTTTTTGGGTAATCTCGCAAGACTGCCTTTTTACAACATATTTTACCCAGGTATTACAAATAAAACCTATGCCAGAAAGCATTGAGTTAAAATTAGAAAATGAAAATTAA